The sequence below is a genomic window from Acetivibrio clariflavus DSM 19732.
CTCTCTATATTGCTTCTTTCGGTATACACAATAATCCAAGGCTTTCTCGGTCTTTGAAAGCCCCTAAACAATAGGCTTTCTATGATTGAATTAATTTTCATAGAAAGCCTATCGGTACTGTCTAATTTACAGGCTTTATTTCATAGTCTTGCCGTTTTCAAACTTTCCCCCGGAAATCTCATAAAAATTATAGCCATTATTTTCTCACTCCATTTCAAATCCATATATAAAAATTATACCAAAGCAGCATAAAAGAAATGAAATATTTACAATTGGGATTTTGCGTCTTTCACAATGTTCTAAAGTCAAAAAAGACCTTGCATTTATATCATTGCAAGGTCTTTCATTATTTTAATCAATTGTCCTTCTATGATACTCAGACTAAATTTTCATATACAGGTTTTACTTTCTTGTGGCTACAAGTCTAACAAATCCTACATATTCACCTGCATCCTTTTTAAGAATGGCAGTATCCTGCGGCCAAGGATTTTTTCCAACCTCATCCTGGGCTTCCTTCCATTTAACATACATCATACAGCCTTCCGGCATTATGTCGGCAACTTTAATGTCGACCAAGCCTGTTCTTTCCCATAATTTTTTCCACCAGTCAACTGTATGCCAACTCCAGCAGTCCTGACCCCAGAAGTCCTTTAAATGCTCAGGAACACCATTCTCAAAATCTTTCATAAGCCCAGGCAAGGCAATGCCCAATGTTCCTCCGGGAACTAAAAAACTCTGCAGGTAATTTAAATACAAATCATCTGTGCCAAAATAAATATATGAGTCAACACTGATAATTGCATCAAAGAACCCTTCGGCAAAAGGCATGTTTCTCGCATCACCGTGTATGGGATAAATTTTACTTTCAAGTCCCTGTTGTTTTATTCTGTTCCAATTATCTGTAGCGTTTATCCATAAATCATATGCCTATACCTGAACCCCAAATTCCTTTGCGAGAAAAACACTGCTTATGGCTCTTCCGCAACCTAAGTCAAGGACTCTCATGCCAGGTTTTAATTCGATAACTTCACATAGCCATTCTGTAAGCCATAAAGCGTTTATTCCCATAGAGTTGTCTAATATCCAATCTGGATCATATTTATTTGAAAGAGGGAATCTTTC
It includes:
- a CDS encoding SAM-dependent methyltransferase, which encodes MSIIKENNILYNERFPLSNKYDPDWILDNSMGINALWLTEWLCEVIELKPGMRVLDLGCGRAISSVFLAKEFGVQV
- a CDS encoding class I SAM-dependent methyltransferase produces the protein MNATDNWNRIKQQGLESKIYPIHGDARNMPFAEGFFDAIISVDSYIYFGTDDLYLNYLQSFLVPGGTLGIALPGLMKDFENGVPEHLKDFWGQDCWSWHTVDWWKKLWERTGLVDIKVADIMPEGCMMYVKWKEAQDEVGKNPWPQDTAILKKDAGEYVGFVRLVATRK